The following DNA comes from Pirellulales bacterium.
TTCCGGTCCACATGGTCGAGACCATGTCCCGCGTGCGCAATGTTTCGCGGCAACTACTACAGTCCTTGGGCCGCGAACCCACGATCGAGGAAACGGCCAAGGCCAGCGGCACCCCCATCGAGGAAACCCGCCGCGTGCTGGCCATGAGCCGCTATCCCATCAGCCTGGACCGCCCCGTGGGGAACAGCGAGGATAGCCACTTTGGGGACTTGCTGCCCGACGGCGGGGCCGAAAACCCGGCCATCGGCGCCGCCCAAGAGATGCTGCGCAACCGCATTGGCAAGGTGCTCAAGACGCTTTCCTACCGCGAGCGGGAGATCATCAAGCTGCGGTACGGCCTGGGTGACGGCTACAGCTACACCCTGGAGGAAGTGGGGCATATCTTTAAGGTGACGCGCGAGCGCATCCGCCAGATCGAGGCCAAAGCCGTGCGCAAGCTGCAACAACCGAGCCGCAGCGGGGAATTGTGCGGATTTTTGGATTAAAGTAGTAGGCACCGTCCCGGTGCCGTATGAGTGTGCCACTGCTGGCTTGCCCCGCAGTGCAGCTCTGGAGGAGCTGCATCTTTCTAGCTTATGCTATAAAGTATTTTCAATATCGCCTCGCAGCGGCGGAGTCATGTTTGGCTCACGACAATTTGCGGCTAAGAAAATAATTAAACGCCGCCTCTGCGAGTATGGTAGGCAGTGTCCTGGCTCCCGTATGCTTCCTTCTCCACTATGCGGCTCTGCAATCAAACACGTATAGAATTCCGGGGGTTTGCACCCCCGGCTAGAATCCTTGGGCCGCTGCGCGGCTGTGTCCCCCACAGTGCCTAGCATTGCTATCGGGTCGAACTCACGACGAACACTGCCTAAGATCCAACTTCTGTAAAATTCTTCGGAATCCCAACAAAAACGGGACGTCTCTTCCCACGATACCGGGGATGCGCTAACCATCAGTCATTCCCGACTATGCCGACTTTATCCTGCTCAAACGGTGGCTGCTTGAGAGTGAAGAATAATTCCTTAGTATCTTAACAGCACCCTCTCCCTCCTGTACCCCCCCACGCCCAACCATTCTTGCCCAATTTGCCACTTTGCGGTAAACTTAGGTGCCGCATACGCTTGTGGCATTTTTGTATTGTTTTGGTCCAGGCCCAGTGACGGGGCGAATCTCGCTAGCGTCCAAATGCTGGCGGATTGCTCTGTGTGTTGCCCCGGCGGTCGGAAATAGGCTTTTCCCCTGATCCGTTTGCCGTGACACTGTGGAAAACTTGTTAATTGCCCGCCGGCACTCCCCCCCGGCGTCGGTCGTTTGTGGGGAGTTGTGCGGCCCATGCCCCCACTGGTCATAGACATTCGCCATGCCGAGGACTCCCGCGATGTGGTGCATCGGGCGGTGCAGGCCCTGCATGAGGGGCAGTTGGTGGTCTTTCCCACGGAAACAGTGTACGCCCTGGCGGCGAGCGCCGTACACGAGGGGGCCGTCCGCCGTCTGCTGCAGGTCAAACGGCGATTGCCGGGCCGTCCTCCGCTGACCCTGGCGACTAAAAGCGCCGATGAGGCCCTGGACTATATTCCCCGCATGTCCCCGCTGGCGTTGCGGCTGGCCCGCCGCTGCTGGCCCGGCCCCGTGACGCTGGTCTGCCCGGACAACCACCCCGCCAGCCTCCTCCGCCGGTTGCCTCCGTTAACGCGGCAGGCGCTGGTCCCCGCAGGCCGCTTGGGCGTGCGGGTGCCGTTTCATGCGACGATCTTGGACACCTTGCGGATGCTGCCGGCGCCGATCGTCATTACCAGCGCCAATCGGACGGGAGAGTCCGCGGCCCTGGTCGCCGGGGACGCTGTTAAGGCCTTTGGCGAAGAGGTACAATTGATTCTGGACGACGGGCGCAGCCGGTTTGGGCAGTGCTCGACGGTGGTGGAAGCGACCGATCGGCTGCAAATTTTGCGGCCGGGCGTGGTCAGTGAACAAACACTTAAGCGACTTTCGGCGATGATGATCCTCTTTGTGTGCACCGGAAACACCTGCCGCAGCCCCATGGCCGAGGGGATTTGCCGTAAAATGGTGGCGGAGCGGCTGGGGACCACGCCGGAGGAACTGCACGACCGGGGGGTGCTGATCATGTCGGCGGGAATTGCCGCGGGGCTGGGGGGGACCGCCAGCCCCGAAGCGGTCGAGGTGCTGCGGCCCGACGGGATCGACCTGACCCCGCATGAAAGCCAGCCCGTGACCGAGCAACTGATCCGGCACGCGGATTACATTTGGACGATGACCCGCTCGCACCGGCAGGCGATCGTGGAGCAATGGCCCGAGGCGGCGAACCGGGCGGCGGTTTTATCACTGGACGCGCGGGATATCGCGGACCCCATTGGCGGGCCGGTCGAGTACTACCGCCGCTGCGCGGATCAAATTCGCCAAGAGCTGGGCCGACGGCTGGAGGAAATCTCCTGGCCGCAGTTGTAGGGAGGCGGGAGACGAGAGACGGGATACGAGAGGCGAGAGGGTGGCGGGGGACGAGCCTGGGCGAGGACCCCGTGGGGGAAAGTCAGATTTTAGAATGAAGGAGTAAGAATTGCTGCAACATAAATTCTGCATTCTGCATTCATACTTCTGCATTTGGCTGGGTGGCGGGACATGGGTGGCGGCGGGAATCCTACAGGAGGCAACTCCGTTGCCGAATTGGAATTTGGTTTTTGGCAGGTGATGAGGATGGAGTCGTTCAGCCGCATTTTGATAGAAAGTAGAGTTAAGAATGGAGGAATTTTTGCACAACCCTTAATTCATCATTCTTAATTCTAAATTGTCCCGCAATTCGTAATTTGTAATTCGTAATTTGTAATTAATCCACCGGGTTTTGTGATGAAAATCATGATTGGCAGTGATCATCGTGGGCATGCCGTCAAGCAAAAATTGCTGGAGCTGGTGCGCCGGCTGGGGCACGAGGGGATCGACGAAGGGACGGCGGGGGACTGCAATAGCGTGGACTATCCCGACGTGGCGGCCCTGGTGGCCAAAAACGTGAGCGAGCAGGCGGTCGAC
Coding sequences within:
- a CDS encoding L-threonylcarbamoyladenylate synthase yields the protein MPPLVIDIRHAEDSRDVVHRAVQALHEGQLVVFPTETVYALAASAVHEGAVRRLLQVKRRLPGRPPLTLATKSADEALDYIPRMSPLALRLARRCWPGPVTLVCPDNHPASLLRRLPPLTRQALVPAGRLGVRVPFHATILDTLRMLPAPIVITSANRTGESAALVAGDAVKAFGEEVQLILDDGRSRFGQCSTVVEATDRLQILRPGVVSEQTLKRLSAMMILFVCTGNTCRSPMAEGICRKMVAERLGTTPEELHDRGVLIMSAGIAAGLGGTASPEAVEVLRPDGIDLTPHESQPVTEQLIRHADYIWTMTRSHRQAIVEQWPEAANRAAVLSLDARDIADPIGGPVEYYRRCADQIRQELGRRLEEISWPQL